The following is a genomic window from Tolypothrix sp. NIES-4075.
GTATATATTGTTCCGAAGTAAACTGTGTGCTTTGTCCTAATAAGAATCCTACCGCACGTTCTTCAAGCTTTCCACACTTGAACTAAACATATCTGTGAATATGCTCATCACTGTGCGATCGCGTATCTTAAGCAGAATGGTTGAAAGCTCACCCTGGTATCAAAGTCGTCTCACGAGATAGATCAAAAACTTATGAAAGTGGTATTCGCCA
Proteins encoded in this region:
- a CDS encoding transposase; the protein is MKAHPGIKVVSRDRSKTYESGIRQGAPEAIHVADRFHLLQNAR